A part of Kineococcus rhizosphaerae genomic DNA contains:
- a CDS encoding NAD(P)/FAD-dependent oxidoreductase has product MRERVPHVLVVGGGHVGLTLTLRLQQRLRRGEARVTLVDARGYMTYRPFLPEVAAGSVEPRNVVVPLRPALPGTDVVTGEVTRVRHADRVATVRTDDGTHREIGYDVLVVAPGSISRTLPVPGLAEHAVGFTTVEQAVHLRDRVLAHLDLAEATDDPAVRARALTFVFVGGGYAGVEALAEVEDMARYALRLHRGLRAADLRFVLVEAGDRILPEVGARLARYAADVLRERGIEVLPRTTLASCAGGRVVLTDGQEFDAATVVWTAGVEAHPVLGATDLPLDGRRRLRVRADLRVEGVESAWGAGDSCAVPDVTAPGTFCAPNAQHAVRQARRLADNLVAVLRGGAPREYRHRHVGSVATLGLHRGVAQVRGLRLRGYPAWLLHRLHHLSRVPTAGRKAGVLLGWLQSALFPRESVSAGVLSPPAEPGRAVRP; this is encoded by the coding sequence GTGCGTGAACGCGTCCCGCACGTCCTCGTGGTCGGCGGCGGGCACGTCGGGCTCACCCTGACGTTGCGGCTGCAGCAGCGGCTGCGCCGGGGCGAGGCGCGCGTCACGCTCGTCGACGCCCGCGGGTACATGACGTACCGCCCGTTCCTGCCCGAGGTCGCGGCCGGCTCCGTCGAACCCCGCAACGTCGTGGTGCCGCTGCGGCCTGCGCTGCCCGGGACCGACGTCGTCACCGGCGAGGTGACGCGCGTCCGGCACGCCGACCGCGTCGCGACCGTCCGCACCGACGACGGCACCCACCGCGAGATCGGGTACGACGTCCTCGTCGTGGCGCCCGGCTCGATCTCGCGCACCCTGCCGGTCCCGGGTCTGGCCGAGCACGCCGTCGGGTTCACGACGGTGGAGCAGGCCGTGCACCTGCGCGACCGCGTCCTCGCCCACCTCGACCTCGCCGAGGCCACCGACGACCCCGCCGTCCGCGCCCGGGCCCTGACCTTCGTGTTCGTCGGTGGCGGCTACGCCGGCGTCGAGGCCCTCGCCGAGGTCGAGGACATGGCCCGCTACGCCCTGCGCCTGCACCGCGGGCTCAGGGCCGCCGACCTGCGGTTCGTCCTCGTGGAGGCCGGCGACCGGATCCTGCCCGAGGTCGGGGCGCGGCTCGCCCGCTACGCCGCCGACGTCCTGCGCGAGCGCGGGATCGAGGTCCTGCCCCGGACCACGCTGGCGAGCTGCGCCGGCGGTCGCGTCGTGCTGACCGACGGGCAGGAGTTCGACGCCGCGACGGTCGTGTGGACGGCGGGGGTCGAGGCCCACCCCGTGCTGGGGGCCACCGACCTGCCGCTGGACGGGCGCCGCCGGCTGCGGGTGCGCGCCGACCTGCGCGTCGAGGGCGTGGAGTCGGCCTGGGGCGCGGGGGACAGCTGCGCCGTGCCCGACGTGACGGCTCCCGGCACGTTCTGCGCACCCAACGCCCAGCACGCCGTGCGGCAGGCGCGACGGCTGGCCGACAACCTCGTCGCCGTGCTGCGCGGCGGGGCACCGCGCGAGTACCGGCACCGCCACGTCGGGTCGGTGGCGACGCTGGGGCTGCACCGGGGCGTCGCGCAGGTCCGGGGCCTGCGGCTGCGCGGGTACCCGGCCTGGCTGCTGCACCGGCTGCACCACCTGTCGCGGGTCCCCACCGCGGGCCGCAAGGCCGGGGTGCTGCTCGGGTGGCTCCAGTCCGCGCTGTTCCCGCGCGAGAGCGTCTCCGCGGGCGTCCTGTCGCCGCCCGCGGAGCCCGGACGCGCCGTCCGGCCCTGA
- a CDS encoding uracil-DNA glycosylase: protein MNSSTTSPTPSPAEHPATGQPFTSPVAPGTGWPGDPSDAATPVARTPDDVRRLAAGGTAADVVARSCVCRACPRLVTWREDVARARRRAFRAEPYWGRPVPSLGVDDPRVLVVGLAPAAHGGNRTGRMFTGDSSGDWIVRALSRAGLANQPTSVHAADGLALRRTRIVAPVRCAPPDNKPTPQERATCGTWFDAELAALAGDVRVVLALGAIAWASTLGAARRAGWAVPRPQPRFGHGAEAGLGAPHRDVVLLGSYHVSRQNTSTGRLTEAMLDEVVARAARLGRQDDLGA from the coding sequence GTGAACTCCTCGACAACCTCGCCGACACCGTCGCCCGCTGAGCACCCCGCGACGGGGCAGCCGTTCACCTCGCCCGTCGCGCCGGGCACGGGCTGGCCGGGGGACCCCTCCGACGCGGCGACCCCGGTCGCCCGCACGCCCGACGACGTCCGCCGGCTCGCCGCCGGCGGTACGGCCGCCGACGTCGTGGCCCGCAGCTGCGTGTGCCGGGCGTGCCCGCGGCTGGTGACCTGGCGCGAGGACGTGGCCCGGGCCAGGCGCCGCGCCTTCCGGGCCGAGCCCTACTGGGGCCGGCCCGTGCCGAGCCTCGGCGTCGACGACCCCCGGGTCCTCGTCGTCGGGCTCGCGCCGGCCGCGCACGGCGGCAACCGCACGGGCCGGATGTTCACCGGGGACTCCTCGGGGGACTGGATCGTCCGGGCCCTGTCCCGGGCGGGCCTGGCGAACCAGCCGACCTCCGTGCACGCCGCGGACGGGCTCGCGCTGCGGCGCACCCGCATCGTCGCGCCCGTGCGGTGCGCACCGCCGGACAACAAGCCGACGCCGCAGGAGCGCGCCACGTGCGGGACGTGGTTCGACGCCGAGCTCGCCGCGCTCGCCGGCGACGTCCGGGTGGTCCTCGCGCTGGGCGCGATCGCGTGGGCCTCGACCCTCGGGGCGGCCCGCCGCGCGGGGTGGGCGGTGCCCCGCCCCCAGCCCCGGTTCGGCCACGGCGCCGAGGCCGGGCTCGGCGCGCCGCACCGCGACGTCGTGCTGCTCGGCAGCTACCACGTGAGCCGGCAGAACACCTCCACGGGCCGGCTCACGGAGGCCATGCTCGACGAGGTCGTGGCCAGGGCCGCTCGGCTGGGACGTCAGGACGACCTCGGTGCGTGA
- a CDS encoding SRPBCC family protein: MSTVTATTTRRIDAPADRVLAALADYRGTRPRLLPEQFTDYEVVEGGQGPGTQVRWKLHATKKRVRDVHAVVSSTDRHALVESDENSTLVTTWRVESDGPDAAEVVVTSEWNGAGGIGGFFERTFAPRGLDRIYGELLDNLADTVAR; the protein is encoded by the coding sequence ATGAGCACCGTGACCGCCACGACCACTCGACGCATCGACGCGCCCGCAGACCGCGTCCTCGCCGCACTGGCCGACTACCGCGGCACGCGGCCCCGGCTCCTGCCCGAGCAGTTCACCGACTACGAGGTCGTCGAGGGCGGCCAGGGCCCCGGCACCCAGGTCCGCTGGAAGCTGCACGCCACCAAGAAGCGCGTGCGCGACGTGCACGCCGTCGTCAGCTCCACCGACCGGCACGCCCTCGTCGAGAGCGACGAGAACTCCACGCTGGTCACGACGTGGCGCGTGGAGTCCGACGGGCCGGACGCGGCCGAGGTCGTCGTCACCAGCGAGTGGAACGGCGCCGGCGGCATCGGCGGGTTCTTCGAGCGCACCTTCGCCCCCCGCGGCCTGGACCGCATCTACGGTGAACTCCTCGACAACCTCGCCGACACCGTCGCCCGCTGA
- a CDS encoding MmcQ/YjbR family DNA-binding protein encodes MTSGTVRGWALELPGAHEEETWGAATFRVGAKIFAVLRAEDGTASVKANPADQAELIAGDPATYAVASHVGRFGWVRVTLSSADPVELRSVVLEAWRRTAPKRLQLALPDDLRALLPRR; translated from the coding sequence GTGACGAGCGGCACGGTGCGCGGCTGGGCACTGGAGCTGCCCGGGGCCCACGAGGAGGAGACCTGGGGCGCGGCGACGTTCCGGGTCGGGGCGAAGATCTTCGCGGTCCTGCGCGCGGAGGACGGGACGGCCTCGGTGAAGGCGAACCCGGCCGACCAGGCCGAACTCATCGCCGGCGACCCCGCCACGTACGCCGTCGCCTCGCACGTGGGCCGGTTCGGCTGGGTGCGGGTGACCCTGTCGTCGGCCGACCCGGTCGAGCTGCGCTCGGTGGTCCTGGAGGCGTGGCGCCGGACGGCGCCGAAGCGCCTGCAGCTCGCCCTGCCCGACGACCTGCGCGCCCTGCTCCCCCGCCGCTGA
- a CDS encoding Ppx/GppA phosphatase family protein, with the protein MSRRRVAAVDCGTNSLRLLVADVDPATGEAVELERTMEVVRLGQGVDRSGAFAPEALQRTFSAVERAAELVARHAPEAVRFVATSASRDVSNREEFFAGVRERLGVEPDVVTGEEEAALSFSGATAELGPEQAPFLVVDLGGGSTELVLGTREVESARSLDMGSVRMTERYLHDDPPGAAQVAAARADVERLLDSSPVPLERARTLVGVAGTITTITACAVDLAEYAPGCLHGVRLPVGQVLAACDRLLRATRAEKAAMPFVHPGRVDVIGAGALVWATVLERVVARAGTTEVVTSEHDILDGIAVALARSLRKPRVSAR; encoded by the coding sequence GTGAGCCGTCGCCGGGTCGCCGCCGTCGACTGCGGCACCAACTCGCTGCGCCTGCTCGTCGCCGACGTCGACCCCGCGACCGGGGAGGCGGTCGAGCTCGAACGCACGATGGAGGTCGTCCGCCTCGGTCAGGGCGTCGACCGCAGCGGGGCCTTCGCCCCGGAGGCGTTGCAGCGCACGTTCTCCGCCGTCGAGCGGGCAGCGGAGCTCGTCGCCCGGCACGCGCCGGAGGCCGTCCGCTTCGTCGCGACGTCCGCCTCGCGCGACGTGTCCAACCGCGAGGAGTTCTTCGCCGGCGTGCGCGAGCGCCTCGGCGTCGAACCCGACGTCGTCACCGGCGAGGAGGAGGCCGCGCTGAGCTTCTCCGGCGCCACCGCCGAACTCGGCCCCGAGCAGGCGCCGTTCCTCGTCGTCGACCTCGGCGGCGGGTCCACCGAGCTCGTCCTCGGGACCCGCGAGGTCGAGTCCGCCCGCTCGCTCGACATGGGCTCGGTCCGGATGACCGAGCGGTACCTGCACGACGACCCGCCGGGCGCCGCGCAGGTCGCCGCCGCCCGGGCGGACGTGGAGCGCCTGCTCGACTCCAGCCCGGTACCGCTGGAACGGGCGCGCACCCTCGTGGGCGTCGCCGGGACGATCACGACGATCACGGCGTGCGCCGTCGACCTCGCCGAGTACGCGCCCGGGTGCCTGCACGGGGTCCGCCTGCCGGTCGGGCAGGTCCTCGCCGCGTGCGACCGGCTCCTGCGCGCCACGCGGGCCGAGAAGGCGGCCATGCCCTTCGTCCACCCGGGCCGGGTCGACGTCATCGGCGCCGGGGCGCTGGTGTGGGCGACGGTGCTCGAGCGCGTGGTGGCGCGGGCCGGGACCACCGAGGTCGTCACCAGCGAGCACGACATCCTCGACGGGATCGCCGTCGCCCTCGCCCGCTCCCTGCGAAAGCCTCGGGTTTCGGCACGTTGA
- a CDS encoding DUF501 domain-containing protein: protein MSTTPATQADLDSIAGRLGRVPRGVVAVAHRCSCGRPDVVETSPRLPDGTPFPTTYYLVDPIAAGAISTLEASGLMREMTDRLGDDEDLAARYVAAHEDFLRRRAALGDADVPEIAGISCGGMPTRVKCLHALVGHALAAGPGVNPFGDETLDRLAADGGWPATCPHTGADA from the coding sequence GTGAGCACGACCCCCGCCACCCAGGCCGACCTCGACAGCATCGCCGGCCGCCTCGGCCGGGTGCCGCGCGGTGTCGTCGCCGTCGCCCACCGCTGCTCGTGCGGGCGTCCCGACGTCGTGGAGACGTCCCCGCGCCTGCCCGACGGCACCCCCTTCCCGACGACGTACTACCTCGTCGACCCGATCGCGGCCGGGGCGATCTCGACCCTGGAGGCCTCGGGCCTCATGCGGGAGATGACCGACCGCCTCGGCGACGACGAGGACCTCGCCGCGCGCTACGTCGCGGCCCACGAGGACTTCCTGCGCCGGCGTGCGGCCCTCGGTGACGCCGACGTCCCCGAGATCGCCGGGATCTCCTGCGGCGGGATGCCGACGCGCGTGAAGTGCCTGCACGCCCTCGTCGGGCACGCCCTCGCCGCGGGGCCGGGCGTGAACCCGTTCGGCGACGAGACCCTCGACCGCCTCGCCGCCGACGGCGGCTGGCCGGCCACCTGCCCGCACACCGGGGCGGACGCGTGA
- a CDS encoding FtsB family cell division protein, which produces MSAADRRRVRGPRVLVLSAVVLLLAIFLVPSLQKWLEQRSEIGRLNAQITQQQQDLATAQAAQERWKDDAYVMTQARERLRYVLPGEVPYVVDGESDADQVSPQRAATTVPKSAAAWYENIWESLRLAGNDTVAPVQTPGLGSTGSSTTTK; this is translated from the coding sequence ATGTCAGCGGCCGACCGCCGTCGCGTCCGGGGGCCCCGCGTCCTGGTGCTGTCGGCCGTCGTGCTGCTGCTGGCGATCTTCCTCGTCCCCAGCCTGCAGAAGTGGCTGGAGCAGCGCTCCGAGATCGGCCGGCTGAACGCCCAGATCACGCAGCAGCAGCAGGACCTCGCCACCGCGCAGGCGGCGCAGGAACGCTGGAAGGACGACGCCTACGTCATGACGCAGGCGCGGGAGCGACTGCGCTACGTCCTGCCCGGGGAGGTGCCCTACGTCGTCGACGGTGAGTCCGACGCCGACCAGGTCTCCCCGCAACGGGCCGCGACGACCGTCCCGAAGTCGGCGGCCGCCTGGTACGAGAACATCTGGGAGTCCCTGCGCCTGGCCGGGAACGACACCGTCGCCCCCGTCCAGACCCCGGGGCTCGGATCGACCGGTTCGAGCACCACCACGAAGTAG
- the eno gene encoding phosphopyruvate hydratase yields MATIEAVGAREILDSRGNPTVEVEVLLDDGTFARAAVPSGASTGAYEANERRDGDKGRYLGKGVEQAVEAVIEEVGPALVGHDAHEQRIIDQVMLDLDGTPNKNRLGANAILGVSLAVAKSAASSADLPLFRYLGGPNAHVLPVPMMNIVNGGAHADTGVAIQEFMIAPVGAASFREALRWGAETYHALKSVLKSRGLSTGLGDEGGFAPDLPSNKDALDLILEAVGKAGFEPGKDIALALDVAATEFFEAGKYSFEGSERSAEWMTGYYEGLVSEYPLVSIEDPLSEDDWDGWVHITNALGGKLQLVGDDLFVTNPERLQKGIDLGAGNSMLVKVNQIGSLTETLDAVDLAHRSGFTTMMSHRSGETEDTTIADLAVAVGSGQIKTGAPARSERVAKYNQLLRIEEELDDAARYAGAKAFPRSAGFTGRA; encoded by the coding sequence GTGGCCACCATCGAGGCCGTCGGAGCTCGCGAGATCCTTGACTCGCGCGGCAACCCCACCGTCGAGGTCGAGGTCCTGCTCGACGACGGGACCTTCGCGCGGGCGGCCGTGCCGTCGGGCGCCTCCACCGGGGCCTACGAGGCCAACGAGCGCCGCGACGGCGACAAGGGCCGGTACCTGGGCAAGGGCGTGGAGCAGGCCGTCGAGGCCGTCATCGAGGAGGTCGGCCCGGCGCTCGTCGGCCACGACGCCCACGAGCAGCGGATCATCGACCAGGTCATGCTCGACCTGGACGGCACCCCCAACAAGAACCGCCTGGGCGCCAACGCGATCCTCGGCGTCTCCCTGGCCGTCGCCAAGTCCGCGGCGTCCTCGGCGGACCTGCCGCTGTTCCGCTACCTCGGCGGCCCGAACGCCCACGTGCTGCCCGTGCCGATGATGAACATCGTCAACGGTGGTGCCCACGCCGACACCGGCGTGGCCATCCAGGAGTTCATGATCGCCCCCGTCGGTGCGGCCTCGTTCCGCGAGGCGCTGCGCTGGGGCGCCGAGACGTACCACGCGCTGAAGTCGGTGCTGAAGTCGCGGGGCCTGTCCACCGGCCTGGGTGACGAGGGTGGTTTCGCCCCCGACCTGCCCAGCAACAAGGACGCCCTCGACCTCATCCTCGAGGCCGTGGGCAAGGCCGGTTTCGAGCCCGGCAAGGACATCGCCCTGGCCCTGGACGTCGCCGCGACCGAGTTCTTCGAGGCGGGCAAGTACTCCTTCGAGGGTTCTGAGCGCTCCGCGGAGTGGATGACGGGCTACTACGAGGGCCTGGTGTCGGAGTACCCGCTGGTCTCCATCGAGGACCCGCTGTCCGAGGACGACTGGGACGGCTGGGTGCACATCACGAACGCCCTGGGCGGCAAGCTCCAGCTCGTCGGCGACGACCTGTTCGTCACCAACCCCGAGCGGCTGCAGAAGGGCATCGACCTCGGCGCCGGCAACTCGATGCTGGTCAAGGTCAACCAGATCGGTTCGCTCACCGAGACCCTCGACGCCGTGGACCTGGCGCACCGCAGCGGTTTCACCACGATGATGAGCCACCGCTCGGGGGAGACCGAGGACACCACCATCGCCGACCTCGCCGTCGCCGTGGGCTCGGGCCAGATCAAGACCGGTGCCCCGGCCCGCTCCGAGCGCGTCGCGAAGTACAACCAGCTGCTGCGCATCGAGGAGGAGCTGGACGACGCCGCGCGCTACGCCGGCGCCAAGGCGTTCCCGCGCTCGGCCGGTTTCACCGGGCGCGCCTGA
- a CDS encoding ROK family protein, with protein sequence MTHVLAIDIGGTKLAAGLVADDGTVLHDREVPTDARDADAVGRALADLVRAVVADGRGEGLEVADVVGIGSAGPVDTTTGTVHPVNIVSLRGFPLVEHVAAQASQALGRTVSAALAQDGQCFAAAEQWVGAAAGSPSMMGVVVSTGIGGGIVLDGRILAGKTGNAGFISHVGVVLDGELLPGSGASGVVEAYASGPAMVRAAHAQGWRVGEAADARHLTQDAREGDPVATAVIAAGTRALASAFLSTAALFDLTDIVVGGGVASAGDVLMDPLRRAYAELAVYPHLADVRISTSTLPRRSGLVGAGRLGWTTLAG encoded by the coding sequence GTGACCCACGTCCTGGCCATCGACATCGGCGGCACCAAGCTCGCCGCGGGACTCGTCGCCGACGACGGGACCGTGCTGCACGACCGCGAGGTGCCCACCGACGCGCGCGACGCCGACGCGGTCGGTCGGGCGCTCGCCGACCTCGTCCGTGCGGTCGTCGCGGACGGGCGCGGTGAGGGGCTGGAGGTCGCCGACGTCGTCGGCATCGGTTCCGCGGGCCCCGTCGACACCACGACGGGCACGGTGCACCCGGTGAACATCGTCTCCCTGCGCGGTTTCCCGCTCGTCGAGCACGTCGCCGCGCAGGCCTCGCAGGCCCTGGGGCGCACGGTGTCCGCCGCGCTCGCGCAGGACGGCCAGTGCTTCGCGGCGGCCGAGCAGTGGGTCGGGGCGGCGGCGGGGTCGCCGTCGATGATGGGCGTGGTCGTGTCCACCGGCATCGGCGGCGGCATCGTCCTGGACGGCCGGATCCTGGCCGGCAAGACGGGCAACGCGGGGTTCATCAGCCACGTCGGCGTCGTCCTCGACGGGGAGCTGCTGCCCGGCTCGGGGGCCTCCGGCGTCGTCGAGGCCTACGCCAGTGGCCCGGCCATGGTCCGCGCCGCGCACGCGCAGGGCTGGCGCGTGGGCGAGGCCGCCGACGCCCGGCACCTGACGCAGGACGCCCGCGAGGGCGACCCGGTGGCGACCGCGGTCATCGCCGCCGGCACCCGCGCGCTGGCCTCGGCGTTCCTGTCCACGGCGGCCCTGTTCGACCTCACGGACATCGTCGTGGGCGGTGGCGTGGCCTCGGCCGGCGACGTCCTCATGGACCCGCTGCGCCGCGCCTACGCCGAGCTCGCCGTCTACCCGCACCTGGCCGACGTGCGGATCAGCACCTCGACCCTGCCCCGGCGCTCGGGCCTGGTGGGGGCCGGCCGGCTGGGCTGGACGACGCTCGCCGGTTAG
- a CDS encoding polymorphic toxin type 24 domain-containing protein — protein MTDLNPLHLIGEVNRQIGGSTASVLEFLGITDTLVDPDGVRDVARAWQDLGNAVDAQVSNSYLAVLDVTWSGDTPAAVVGQVEQARTRASSVATQLHDGAASLRGFADEAHRAIVEIGVIAAEIIEWEAVGLALDVVTAGLATCVATIAAGARALRIVALVERIGETGAALLRTLDELAASVRGLGAALRALRGVARAGAHGAGVALGADAVDLVTASGRVHDARDVGRDVLWGAAGGVASEGLAAGVRAAAPGARALARRTAPGGRPVPDGLRAVQGDPWRGNFPQSAGPGQVLVRRDAAGRVTHYQVYDGDGLPIKRVDVTGRSHGGVDTPHVVEFGRDLNPETGEVFVKKGRHVRPATPDEVEGIIP, from the coding sequence GTGACCGACCTGAACCCGCTGCACCTCATCGGTGAGGTGAACCGGCAGATCGGGGGCTCGACGGCGTCCGTCCTCGAGTTCCTCGGCATCACCGACACGCTGGTCGACCCGGACGGCGTCCGGGACGTCGCACGGGCCTGGCAGGACCTCGGGAACGCGGTCGACGCCCAGGTCTCGAACTCCTACCTGGCCGTGCTGGACGTGACGTGGTCCGGCGACACGCCGGCCGCCGTCGTCGGCCAGGTCGAGCAGGCGCGGACCCGGGCGAGTTCCGTCGCCACGCAGTTGCACGACGGCGCTGCGTCGCTGCGCGGCTTCGCGGACGAGGCGCACCGGGCGATCGTCGAGATCGGGGTGATCGCGGCCGAGATCATCGAGTGGGAGGCCGTGGGGCTCGCTCTCGACGTCGTGACCGCCGGGTTGGCGACGTGCGTGGCGACCATCGCCGCCGGCGCGCGGGCACTGCGCATCGTGGCCCTCGTCGAGAGGATCGGCGAGACCGGGGCGGCGCTCCTGCGGACCCTCGACGAGCTCGCCGCGAGCGTCCGCGGGCTCGGGGCGGCGCTGCGGGCGCTGAGAGGCGTCGCGCGTGCGGGAGCGCACGGTGCCGGGGTGGCTCTGGGGGCCGACGCCGTCGACCTGGTCACCGCATCGGGTCGTGTCCACGACGCCCGCGACGTGGGGCGAGACGTCCTGTGGGGCGCCGCCGGCGGCGTCGCCTCCGAAGGGCTCGCCGCCGGCGTCCGCGCCGCTGCGCCGGGGGCGAGGGCACTCGCGCGCAGGACCGCCCCGGGAGGGCGCCCCGTGCCCGATGGCCTCCGCGCCGTCCAGGGCGATCCGTGGAGGGGGAACTTCCCGCAGTCGGCGGGGCCGGGCCAGGTGCTGGTGCGTCGCGATGCCGCCGGCCGGGTCACCCACTACCAGGTCTACGACGGTGACGGGCTGCCGATCAAACGGGTGGACGTCACCGGGCGGTCCCACGGCGGGGTCGACACACCGCACGTGGTTGAGTTCGGACGAGACCTCAACCCCGAGACCGGCGAGGTGTTCGTGAAGAAGGGCAGGCACGTCCGTCCGGCGACCCCGGACGAGGTGGAGGGGATCATCCCGTGA
- a CDS encoding MazG family protein — MSDPRPGHKLLDLVAVMDRLRSPGGCPWDAQQTHTSLLRYLVEESYEVVDAVENGTRAELRDELGDLLLQVVFHARVAQEDSAEPFDVDDVAAAIVAKLERRHPHVFAGEAVAEDLQAGWDAIKATEKPRESVLDGIPLQLPALARADKVLGRLQRNGLDEGTQAQATAEEIGEELLRVVRKAHAAGVDPEAALRTTTRRLESAARQRESRV, encoded by the coding sequence GTGAGCGATCCCCGGCCCGGCCACAAGCTCCTCGACCTCGTCGCCGTCATGGACCGCCTGCGCTCACCCGGCGGCTGCCCGTGGGACGCGCAGCAGACCCACACCTCCCTCCTGAGGTACCTGGTGGAGGAGAGCTACGAGGTCGTCGACGCCGTGGAGAACGGCACCCGCGCCGAGCTGCGCGACGAGCTGGGGGACCTGCTGCTGCAGGTCGTCTTCCACGCCCGCGTCGCCCAGGAGGACAGCGCCGAACCGTTCGACGTCGACGACGTCGCCGCGGCCATCGTCGCCAAGCTGGAGCGGCGGCACCCGCACGTCTTCGCCGGGGAGGCCGTCGCCGAGGACCTGCAGGCCGGGTGGGACGCCATCAAGGCGACGGAGAAACCGCGCGAGTCCGTCCTGGACGGCATCCCGCTGCAGCTGCCGGCGCTCGCGCGCGCCGACAAGGTGCTGGGCCGGCTGCAGCGCAACGGGCTCGACGAGGGGACCCAGGCGCAGGCCACGGCCGAGGAGATCGGGGAGGAACTCCTGCGCGTCGTCCGGAAGGCGCACGCGGCCGGCGTCGACCCGGAGGCGGCGCTGCGGACGACGACGCGGCGGCTGGAGAGCGCGGCGCGCCAGCGGGAGTCGCGCGTCTGA
- a CDS encoding Uma2 family endonuclease: MSVTTPLPAGESMSWEQYEALPEQPRTEYIDGVAVVTPSPDLRHQEISFALVTLLRSVLPPTHSAMLAWAWKPGKDEFIPDVMVWARADETGTKRFTGIPSLAVEVLSTNRSDDLLLKMAKYAAAGLPRYWIVDPRERTLSVHVLDDSGVFRPDRVLRDGDPTVPLDVGPATLTLDLGALLP; this comes from the coding sequence ATGTCGGTGACCACACCGCTGCCGGCGGGCGAGTCCATGTCCTGGGAGCAGTACGAGGCCCTGCCGGAGCAACCCCGCACCGAGTACATCGATGGAGTCGCCGTCGTGACCCCCAGCCCGGACCTGCGTCACCAGGAGATCTCGTTCGCCTTGGTCACGCTGCTTCGATCGGTGCTGCCGCCGACCCACTCGGCGATGCTCGCGTGGGCGTGGAAGCCGGGCAAGGACGAGTTCATCCCCGACGTCATGGTGTGGGCCCGGGCCGACGAGACGGGCACGAAGCGTTTCACCGGGATCCCGTCCCTGGCGGTCGAGGTCCTGTCCACCAACCGCAGCGACGACCTGCTGCTGAAGATGGCCAAGTACGCCGCGGCGGGCCTGCCCCGCTACTGGATCGTCGACCCCCGCGAGCGCACCCTGTCCGTCCACGTCCTCGACGACTCCGGGGTGTTCCGTCCCGACCGCGTCCTGCGGGACGGCGACCCCACCGTCCCGCTGGACGTCGGCCCGGCGACCCTGACCCTGGACCTCGGCGCCCTGCTGCCGTAG